A genomic window from Lotus japonicus ecotype B-129 chromosome 1, LjGifu_v1.2 includes:
- the LOC130731095 gene encoding bifunctional riboflavin kinase/FMN phosphatase-like isoform X2, producing MSIAKPFRKWISCVILDLDGTLLNTDGVVGNVLKFSLGKYGKEWDGREVLKIVGKTPFEAAAAVVEDYGLPCSTTEFISEISPLFSDQWCNIKALPGANRLIKHLKSHGAPMALASNSPRENIEAKISFHDGWKDSFSVIIGGDEVRKGKPSPEIFVEAARRLSIEPSCCLVIEDSIPGVTAGKAAGMEVVAVPSLPKQSHLYTAADEVINSLLDLQLEKWGLPPFEDWVEGTLPIDPWHISGPVIKGFGRGSKVLGIPTANLSAKGYSDLLVEHPAGVYFGWAGLPGRGIFKMVMSIGWNPYFNNKEKTIEPWLLHDFSEDFYGEELRLVIVGYIRPEANFPSLESLIAKIHADRRVAERALDLPLYSSYKNDPYLRTY from the exons ATGTCGATTGCAAAGCCTTTTAGGAAGTGGATTAGTTGTGTTATCCTTGATTTAGATGGCACACTGCTCAACACAG ATGGCGTTGTAGGCAATGTTTTGAAGTTCTCATTAGGAAAGTATGGAAAGGAATGGGATGGAAGAGAAGTTCTTAAAATTGTGGGGAAGACACCATTTGAAGCTGCTGCTGCAGTTGTAGAAGATTATGGACTTCCCTGTTCGACGACTGAATTTATTTCTGAGATTTCGCCTTTGTTCTCTGATCA ATGGTGCAACATTAAAGCACTTCCTGGTGCCAATCGGTTGATTAAACATTTGAAGAGTCATGGAGCTCCAATGGCTTTGGCATCAAACTCCCCAAGGGAAAACATTGAAGCCAAAATATCATTTCATGATG GATGGAAAGATTCTTTCTCTGTCATAATTGGTGGAGATGAAGTCAGAAAAGGGAAGCCTTCCCCTGAAAT ATTCGTTGAAGCGGCTAGGAGGTTAAGCATTGAACCTTCTTGCTGTCTTGTCATTGAAGACTCTAT ACCAGGTGTTACTGCAGGTAAGGCTGCTGGAATGGAAGTGGTTGCTGTACCATCTCTTCCAAAACAGTCACATCTCTATACTGCAGCAGATGAGGTGATCAATTCCCTGCTTGATTTGCAACTTGAAAAGTGGGGTCTACCTCCATTTGAAGATT GGGTTGAGGGAACTTTGCCCATAGATCCTTGGCATATTAGTGGTCCTGTCATCAAGGGATTTGGTCGTGGCTCAAAGGTCCTCGGAATCCCTACAG CTAATTTATCAGCAAAAGGCTATTCAGATCTCCTTGTGGAGCATCCTGCAggagtttattttggttggGCTGGATTACCTGGGAGAGGTATTTTTAAAATGGTTATGAGCATTGGTTGGAATCCATATTTcaacaacaaagaaaaaactata GAACCATGGTTACTCCATGATTTCAGTGAGGATTTCTACGGGGAAGAACTGCGGCTTGTTATAGTTGGTTACATCCGTCCTGAG GCCAATTTTCCTTCCCTTGAAAGCTTGATAGCTAAGATTCATGCAGACCGTAGAGTTGCTGAGAGAGCTCTTGATCTTCCTTTGTATTCAAGTTATAAGAATGATCCATATTTGAGAACCTATTAG
- the LOC130732730 gene encoding uncharacterized protein At5g01610-like, which produces MMMVMVRSSIIILVVSILICVTVAAVAEKQENKLLTVYEVLESYDFPVGLLPKGATGYELDERSGKFTVYFEGTCIFGIKSYDLRYKSMIKGVISRGKLAKLRGISVKIELVWLRITEVTRDGDDIHFYVGVASADFGVDSFLESPQCGCGFNCNGFRRNGSLSSV; this is translated from the coding sequence atgatgatggtgatggtgagatCTTCAATCATCATATTGGTGGTTTCCATTTTGATATGTGTGACAGTTGCTGCAGTTGCAGAGAAACAAGAGAACAAGTTGTTGACGGTGTACGAGGTTCTTGAGTCTTATGATTTTCCGGTGGGGCTTCTTCCAAAAGGTGCGACGGGGTACGAGCTAGATGAAAGGAGTGGGAAGTTCACGGTGTATTTTGAGGGAACCTGCATCTTCGGGATCAAGTCTTACGATCTCAGGTACAAGTCCATGATCAAGGGAGTGATCTCCAGAGGGAAGCTTGCGAAGCTGAGGGGAATCAGCGTGAAGATTGAGCTGGTTTGGCTCAGAATCACCGAGGTTACCCGCGACGGCGATGACATCCATTTCTATGTTGGTGTTGCTTCAGCTGATTTTGGTGTTGATAGCTTTCTGGAAAGCCCTCAGTGTGGATGTGGATTCAATTGCAATGGTTTCCGTAGAAATGGTAGTCTTTCTTCTGTTTAG
- the LOC130731094 gene encoding exocyst complex component SEC15B: protein MLPSKPPRRKIVPENGDDSADKLDQLLLSSAICNNEDLGPFIRKAFISGKPESLHHHLRHFARSKESEIEEVCKAHYQDFILAVDDLRSLLSDVESLKSSLSDSNSKLQSVARPLLSSLDALVETRNVSRNVNLAIDSVGECVQLMEDCSRANRHLSNDNFYMALKCVDAIEREHLDKTASSTLRRMLEKKIPEIRSHIERKVNKEFGDWLVEIRVVSRNLGQLAIGQASAARQREEDLRIKQRQAEEQSRLSVRDCIYALEEEDEDGTAGGGGGIGDDGYGNGNGGGGILGFDLTPLYRAYHIHQTLGLEDRFKKYYYENRKLQLTSDFQVSSMTPFLESHQTFFAQIAGFFVVEDRVLRTGGGLISRMEVENLWEIAVSKMCSVLEDQFSRMQTANHLLLIKDYVSLLGVTLRRFGYPIDALLDVLSKHRDKYHELLLSDCRKQIAEAVGADKFEQMLMKKEYEYSMNVLSFQIQTSDIIPAFPYLAPFSSTVPDCCRIVRSFIEDSVSFMSYGGQLEFYEVVKKYLDRLLSEVLDEALVKLINTSVSGVSQAMQMAANMAVLERACDFFFRHAAQLSGVPLRMVERSRRQFPLRKARDAAEEMLSGLLKAKVDGFMSLIENVNWMSDEPPQSGNEYVNEVIIYLEILVSTAQQILPSQVLKRALQEVLSHISQKIVETLVSDSVKRFNFSAVTGIDTDIRLLESFADNQGALFSDGDVDQLKTALVESRQLVNLLSSNHPENFLNPVIRERSYNALDHKKVVIVSEKLRDPSERLFGTFGSRGARQNPKKKSLDTLIKRLRDVS, encoded by the coding sequence ATGCTCCCCTCCAAACCTCCTCGCCGGAAAATTGTTCCGGAGAACGGCGATGACTCCGCCGATAAATTGGACCAGCTCCTCCTCTCCTCCGCCATATGCAACAACGAGGACTTAGGACCCTTCATCCGCAAGGCCTTCATCTCCGGCAAGCCAGAGtcactccaccaccacctccgccACTTCGCTCGCTCCAAAGAGTCCGAGATCGAAGAGGTCTGCAAGGCGCACTACCAGGACTTCATCCTCGCCGTCGACGATCTCCGATCCCTCCTCTCCGACGTCGAATCCCTCAAGTCCTCCCTCTCTGACTCCAACTCCAAGCTCCAGTCCGTCGCTCGCCCTCTCCTCTCCTCCCTCGACGCCCTCGTCGAAACGCGGAATGTATCCAGGAACGTCAACCTCGCCATCGACTCGGTCGGAGAGTGCGTTCAGCTGATGGAAGATTGCTCCCGCGCCAACCGCCACCTCTCCAATGATAACTTCTACATGGCGTTGAAGTGCGTCGACGCGATCGAGAGGGAGCATCTGGACAAAACGGCGTCGTCGACTCTGAGGAGGATGCTGGAGAAGAAGATTCCGGAGATTCGATCTCACATAGAGAGGAAGGTGAACAAGGAGTTTGGGGACTGGTTGGTGGAGATCCGAGTGGTGAGTCGCAATTTGGGGCAACTTGCAATCGGTCAGGCCTCGGCGGCGAGGCAGAGAGAGGAGGATCTCAGAATCAAGCAGCGGCAAGCGGAGGAGCAGAGCAGGCTCAGCGTGAGGGACTGCATTTATGCTTTGgaggaagaggatgaagatggAACTgccggtggtggcggtgggaTCGGAGATGACGGGTATGGTAACGGtaacggtggtggtggaatTCTGGGGTTTGATTTGACTCCGCTGTACAGGGCTTACCATATTCACCAGACGTTAGGGTTAGAGGATCGGTTCAAGAAGTATTACTATGAGAATCGGAAGCTTCAGTTGACTTCGGATTTCCAGGTATCGTCGATGACCCCTTTTCTCGAATCACATCAAACCTTCTTCGCGCAGATTGCGGGGTTTTTCGTGGTGGAGGATCGAGTATTGAGGACTGGGGGTGGGTTGATATCGAGAATGGAAGTTGAGAATTTGTGGGAGATTGCTGTTAGCAAAATGTGTTCTGTGTTAGAGGATCAGTTTTCCAGGATGCAAACTGCTAATCATCTTTTGTTGATTAAGGACTATGTGAGTCTGTTGGGAGTGACCCTGCGGCGATTCGGGTACCCCATTGATGCATTGcttgatgttttgagcaaacACAGGGATAAGTACCATGAACTGCTATTGTCAGATTGTAGGAAGCAGATAGCTGAGGCTGTTGGTGCTGATAAGTTTGAGCAGATGTTGATGAAGAAAGAGTATGAGTATTCCATGAATGTTCTTTCTTTCCAGATTCAAACATCAGATATCATACCTGCTTTTCCTTATTTAGCACCATTTTCATCCACGGTGCCGGATTGTTGTCGCATTGTGCGGTCCTTCATTGAGGATTCTGTGAGTTTCATGTCGTATGGAGGGCAGCTTGAGTTCTATGAAGTAGTTAAGAAATATTTAGACAGGCTCTTGAGTGAGGTTCTAGATGAAGCTTTGGTGAAGCTTATTAACACATCAGTTAGTGGTGTCTCACAGGCTATGCAAATGGCAGCAAATATGGCTGTGTTGGAGCGTGCTTGTGATTTTTTCTTTCGCCATGCTGCACAGCTTTCGGGGGTTCCCTTGAGAATGGTGGAGAGAAGCAGAAGGCAGTTTCCTCTGAGAAAAGCTCGTGATGCTGCAGAAGAGATGCTCTCTGGTCTACTCAAAGCCAAAGTGGATGGATTCATGAGCTTGATTGAGAATGTAAATTGGATGAGTGATGAGCCTCCTCAGAGTGGAAATGAATATGTGAATGAGGTTATAATTTATTTGGAAATTTTGGTTTCAACAGCTCAACAGATATTGCCATCTCAAGTACTTAAAAGAGCTCTACAAGAAGTTCTTTCTCATATATCGCAGAAGATTGTGGAGACTTTGGTTAGTGATTCTGTTAAGAGGTTCAATTTCAGTGCTGTTACTGGAATCGATACAGATATCCGGCTCTTAGAATCATTTGCTGATAATCAGGGTGCCCTTTTCTCGGATGGGGATGTTGATCAATTGAAAACAGCCCTTGTCGAGTCAAGGCAATTAGTTAATTTGCTATCAAGCAATCATCCAGAGAACTTCCTGAATCCAGTGATTAGGGAGAGAAGTTACAATGCCTTGGACCATAAGAAAGTGGTAATTGTTTCCGAAAAATTGAGGGATCCTTCTGAACGACTCTTTGGAACCTTTGGTAGTCGTGGGGCCAGACAGAATCCCAAAAAGAAATCACTGGATACATTGATAAAAAGACTTAGGGATGTTAGCTAA
- the LOC130731095 gene encoding bifunctional riboflavin kinase/FMN phosphatase-like isoform X1, which produces MLHPSLLVPKALYFGLSDNMSIAKPFRKWISCVILDLDGTLLNTDGVVGNVLKFSLGKYGKEWDGREVLKIVGKTPFEAAAAVVEDYGLPCSTTEFISEISPLFSDQWCNIKALPGANRLIKHLKSHGAPMALASNSPRENIEAKISFHDGWKDSFSVIIGGDEVRKGKPSPEIFVEAARRLSIEPSCCLVIEDSIPGVTAGKAAGMEVVAVPSLPKQSHLYTAADEVINSLLDLQLEKWGLPPFEDWVEGTLPIDPWHISGPVIKGFGRGSKVLGIPTANLSAKGYSDLLVEHPAGVYFGWAGLPGRGIFKMVMSIGWNPYFNNKEKTIEPWLLHDFSEDFYGEELRLVIVGYIRPEANFPSLESLIAKIHADRRVAERALDLPLYSSYKNDPYLRTY; this is translated from the exons ATGCTTCACCCTTCACTTCTTGTGCCGAAAGCTCTCT ATTTTGGTCTGAGTGACAATATGTCGATTGCAAAGCCTTTTAGGAAGTGGATTAGTTGTGTTATCCTTGATTTAGATGGCACACTGCTCAACACAG ATGGCGTTGTAGGCAATGTTTTGAAGTTCTCATTAGGAAAGTATGGAAAGGAATGGGATGGAAGAGAAGTTCTTAAAATTGTGGGGAAGACACCATTTGAAGCTGCTGCTGCAGTTGTAGAAGATTATGGACTTCCCTGTTCGACGACTGAATTTATTTCTGAGATTTCGCCTTTGTTCTCTGATCA ATGGTGCAACATTAAAGCACTTCCTGGTGCCAATCGGTTGATTAAACATTTGAAGAGTCATGGAGCTCCAATGGCTTTGGCATCAAACTCCCCAAGGGAAAACATTGAAGCCAAAATATCATTTCATGATG GATGGAAAGATTCTTTCTCTGTCATAATTGGTGGAGATGAAGTCAGAAAAGGGAAGCCTTCCCCTGAAAT ATTCGTTGAAGCGGCTAGGAGGTTAAGCATTGAACCTTCTTGCTGTCTTGTCATTGAAGACTCTAT ACCAGGTGTTACTGCAGGTAAGGCTGCTGGAATGGAAGTGGTTGCTGTACCATCTCTTCCAAAACAGTCACATCTCTATACTGCAGCAGATGAGGTGATCAATTCCCTGCTTGATTTGCAACTTGAAAAGTGGGGTCTACCTCCATTTGAAGATT GGGTTGAGGGAACTTTGCCCATAGATCCTTGGCATATTAGTGGTCCTGTCATCAAGGGATTTGGTCGTGGCTCAAAGGTCCTCGGAATCCCTACAG CTAATTTATCAGCAAAAGGCTATTCAGATCTCCTTGTGGAGCATCCTGCAggagtttattttggttggGCTGGATTACCTGGGAGAGGTATTTTTAAAATGGTTATGAGCATTGGTTGGAATCCATATTTcaacaacaaagaaaaaactata GAACCATGGTTACTCCATGATTTCAGTGAGGATTTCTACGGGGAAGAACTGCGGCTTGTTATAGTTGGTTACATCCGTCCTGAG GCCAATTTTCCTTCCCTTGAAAGCTTGATAGCTAAGATTCATGCAGACCGTAGAGTTGCTGAGAGAGCTCTTGATCTTCCTTTGTATTCAAGTTATAAGAATGATCCATATTTGAGAACCTATTAG